A DNA window from Rhineura floridana isolate rRhiFlo1 chromosome 11, rRhiFlo1.hap2, whole genome shotgun sequence contains the following coding sequences:
- the LOC133367826 gene encoding olfactory receptor 4D1-like, whose amino-acid sequence MALKKYNTTVTEFVLLGFSQSAKIQSILFFIFLTMYIITWLGNLAIIITVIYSPHLHTPMYFLANLAVIDISDCTVTALKMMWDLMSHTNSISYNWCITQMFFFHCTGGAVVFFLVVMDIDRYIAIYKPLQYLLIMNQEVCIGLVVGAWLGGFAHSIVQIALLIQLAFCGPNMLDNFYCDVPQVIKLACTDTYITELLMVCNSGLLLTLIFFILLISYTVILVKIRRHVTEGKHKALSTCSAQIMVMSLHFVPAMFIYDRPFQVSPVDKMTSILYTAITPVLNPIIFTLRNTEMKISIRKLIGKIMSSKITETK is encoded by the coding sequence ATGGCCCTGAAGAAGTATAATACAACAGTGACAGAGTTCGTTCTCTTGGGCTTCTCTCAGAGTGCAAAAATCCAGTCCATCCTCTTCTTTATCTTTCTCACCATGTACATCATAACCTGGCTTGGGAACCTTGCCATTATCATTACTGTGATTTACTCACCCCACCTCCACACCCCCATGTACTTTCTGGCAAACCTGGCTGTAATAGACATCAGTGATTGCACAGTTACTGCACTCAAAATGATGTGGGACCTCATGTCTCATACAAATTCCATCTCCTACAACTGGTGTATCACCCAAATGTTCTTCTTCCATTGCACTGGAGGTGCTGTGGTCTTCTTCCTAGTTGTAATGGACATTGACAGGTACATAGCTATCTATAAACCACTGCAATATTTGCTTATTATGAACCAAGAAGTGTGCATAGGCTTGGTTGTAGGAGCTTGGTTGGGTGGCTTTGCTCATTCTATTGTCCAGATAGCACTGCTAATTCAGTTAGCATTCTGTGGGCCCAATATGTTGGATAATTTTTACTGTGATGTTCCACAGGTAATCAAACTGGCTTGCACAGATACATACATTACAGAGCTCCTGATGGTTTGTAACAGTGGGCTGCTCCTCACACTAATCTTCTTTATCTTACTTATATCATATACTGTGATTCTGGTGAAGATTAGGAGGCATGTCACGGAAGGGAAGCACAAAGCTCTGTCTACATGTTCTGCACAGATCATGGTCATGAGCTTACATTTTGTTCCAGCAATGTTCATTTATGATCGACCTTTCCAGGTATCTCCAGTGGACAAAATGACTTCAATCTTGTACACAGcaatcactccagtgctaaatccaATCATCTTCACTTTGAGAAACACAGAAATGAAAATCAGTATTAGAAAACTGATTGGAAAAATTATGTCATCCAAAATAACTGAAACAAAATAG
- the LOC133367825 gene encoding olfactory receptor 4D1-like — MENNSMAVTEFILLGLSQNPRVQTLLFFLFLTVYSTTWLGNLIIIFTVVITPNLHMPMYFLLANLAVIDISESTVTSLKMLWDLFSHTHTISYNWCIAQIFFIHLTGGAVVFLLVVMAVDRYIAIYKPLQYLIIMNQGVCIGLVTGAWLSGFAHSIVQIGILIQLPFCESNILDNFFCDTPQLIRLACTDTYIPELLMVCNSGLLLTLIFFILLVSYTVILVKIRPHVTEGRHKALSTCTAHIMVMSLNFVPGMFIYDRPFKIFPGDKIASVLYSLLTPMLNSMIFTLRNTEIKNTIRKLIRKILLSKRTESSLCVC, encoded by the coding sequence ATGGAAAATAACAGCATGGCAGTGACAGAATTTATCCTCCTGGGCCTTTCTCAGAATCCCAGAGTACAGACccttctcttcttccttttcctcaCTGTCTACAGCACAACCTGGCTTGGAAACCTCATCATTATATTCACCGTGGTCATCACACCCAACCTCCATATGCCGATGTACTTTCTACTAGCCAACTTGGCTGTCATAGACATCAGTGAATCAACAGTCACATCACTTAAAATGTTGTGGGATCTATTTTCCCATACTCATACCATATCCTACAATTGGTGCATTGCACAGATCTTCTTCATTCATTTAACTGGGGGTGCAGTGGTCTTCTTACTTGTGGTGATGGCAGTGGACAGGTACATAGCAATTTACAAGCCATTGCAATATTTAATTATCATGAACCAAGGAGTTTGTATAGGTTTGGTAACAGGGGCATGGTTGAGTGGCTTTGCTCACTCCATTGTCCAGATCGGAATTCTCATTCAGCTACCCTTCTGTGAATCCAATATCCTGGACAATTTCTTCTGTGACACCCCTCAACTCATCAGACTAGCATGTACCGACACATATATCCCAGAGCTGCTGATGGTTTGTAACAGTGGACTACTCCTCACATTGATCTTCTTCATCTTACTTGTGTCATACACTGTCATCTTGGTGAAGATTAGACCACATGTCACAGAAGGGAGACACAAAGCCCTTTCTACCTGTACTGCACATATCATGGTAATGAGCTTAAATTTTGTTCCAGGAATGTTCATTTATGACCGGCCTTTCAAGATATTTCCAGGAGACAAGATTGCCTCAGTCCTCTACAGCCTTTTAACACCAATGCTGAACTCAATGATCTTCACTTTGCGCAACACAGAGATAAAGAACACAATTAGAAAACTCATTAGAAAAATTCTGCTTTCCAAAAGGACAGAATCATCACTGTGTGTTTGCTAG